In one Aquila chrysaetos chrysaetos chromosome 24, bAquChr1.4, whole genome shotgun sequence genomic region, the following are encoded:
- the LAMB3 gene encoding laminin subunit beta-3 isoform X1 yields the protein MFLKKIDFFTFFTAGEFAELRFVDNSQAHLRCVLGGMESRCQLWPWALFVLLAAPRLLCAQGTCSRGACYPPAGDLLLGRAHHLRASSTCGLAKPETYCTPHGEWSMKCCRCDSRLPHAYNGHRVENVLSSAGHSRWWQSQNGIERVSLQLDLDQTFQLGSVLLHFRSPLPAAMLIERSTDFGKTWEVYQYLASDCAAAFPRVPRGSPESWQDARCQALQGYTLHGGKVKFSVQDLASTITTSYSQTVDKLGQFTNLRINFTELPHVARQGYHSPSTFYAVTEMRVLGSCFCHGHADHCAPSEDPQAMQVHGHCVCQHNTAGPNCDRCAALYNDRPWAPAEDNDPHECQRCNCNGHSASCHFDLELYRASGGASGGVCDHCQHNTEGNNCERCKTNYFRNQQQDLAHPEACLPCECDPDGTVPGSICDPLTGRCVCKENVQGDRCHLCKPGFAQLANANPMGCRRCTCNALGTRQDMPCDDETGRCFCLPNVVGNDCDQCAAEHWEVGSGQGCRPCGCHPRGSRSPQCNQFTGQCPCREGFTGRTCSAMQQQVCPDRHYGDVRSGCTECDCDFQGTEDVGCDKTTGQCFCRPGVTGPRCDQCQRGHCSTYPGCELCHPCFRAYDGDIQRLRLRQAGLSNSTSRLPLGSGGSRFGPRLSQAEGNVQQAQGILGRSSATDQSLAQVGSVLAAIREQVQGMNPDLRFLDDTASLSRELEALNSSLLITNTQYQSKKTQFESSRSTDLSGAFKTIRSAYQASTNASSLIAGTSGLLAESRESRRNAAGLEGGLAESTSKLLTLKGEIASAPNLTPVINKICGGFRAEPCTPARCEGLLCPRDNSTACGAGRPCRGIFPLSRGALAAAGEASKEFRSLSARLEETAQLIKMTETSANQIQSNTRRLVDQISITRTQIEGDVRRIQQFIQQVRNFLSDKDTDPATLQEISESVLSLRLPTDAAAVLRKMTEIQKLATKLQCPESILAQTAEDIAKAKQLQQEAEQARNRANAVEGNVEEVVGNLRRANTVLLEARGAIRGSGSSLRFIQERVDEIEAVLGPAEKNVKSIAGQLDGLMERLSRLQRGADQNRLRATDARQTAGEAGEQAGSAQQAFEQVKQMYAELKRRMEQSPALGEQGSRVQSIDLEAQALFEETLATMLRIETLEMEIQESNKALMSKSARLLGLEERVGRIRDAINKRVAYYESCS from the exons TGGAGCATGAAATGCTGCAGGTGCGACTCGCGTCTGCCGCACGCCTACAACGGCCACCGCGTGGAGAACGTCCTGTCCTCCGCCGGGCACTCGCGCTGGTGGCAGTCCCAGAACG GCATCGAGCGCGTCTCTTTGCAGCTGGACCTGGACCAGACATTCCAGCTCGGCAGTGTCCTGCTTCACTTCAGG tCGCCGCTGCCCGCTGCAATGCTGATCGAGCGCTCCACTGACTTCGGCAAGACCTGGGAGGTGTACCAGTACCTGGCCTCCGACTGCGCTGCCGCCTTCCCCCGTGTCCCCCGCGGCTCCCCTGAGAGCTGGCAGGACGCTCGGTGCCAGGCGCTGCAGGGGTACACTTTGCACGGGGGCAAG gTGAAATTCAGTGTCCAAGACCTGGCGTCTACCATCACTACCTCTTACAGCCAGACCGTCGATA AGCTGGGGCAGTTCACCAATCTGCGGATCAACTTCACCGAGCTCCCCCACGTCGCACGCCAGGGCTACCACTCGCCCAGCACCTTCTACGCCGTGACGGAGATGCgggtgctggggagctgcttctgccatgGACATGCCGACCACTGTGCCCCTTCGGAAGATCCACAGGCCATG CAGGTCCACGGGCACTGCGTGTGTCAGCACAACACCGCCGGTCCCAACTGCGATCGCTGCGCCGCTCTCTACAACGACCGGCCGTGGGCACCTGCAGAAGACAATGATCCCCACGAGTGCCAGA gGTGCAACTGCAACGGTCACTCGGCCTCATGCCACTTCGACCTGGAGCTGTACCGCGCCAGCGGAGGGGCGAGCGGGGGTGTCTGTGACCACTGCCAGCACAACACCGAAGGCAACAACTGTGAGCGCTGCAAAACAAACTATTTTCGCAACCAGCAGCAAGATCTCGCCCATCCCGAAGCCTGTCTGC CCTGCGAGTGCGACCCGGACGGCACCGTGCCGGGCTCCATCTGCGACCCGCTGACGGGGCGCTGCGTCTGCAAGGAGAACGTGCAGGGGGACCGCTGCCACCTCTGCAAGCCGGGGTTTGCCCAGCTGGCCAACGCCAACCCCATGGGGTGCCGCA GATGCACTTGCAACGCGCTGGGAACGCGGCAGGACATGCCCTGCGACGACGAGACGGGGAGGTGCTTCTGCTTGCCCAACGTGGTGGGGAACGACTGCGACCAGTGCGCGGCCGAGcactgggaggtggggagcGGCCAGGGCTGCCGGCCCTGTGGCTGCCACCCGCGCGGCTCCCGCAGCCCCCAGTGCAACCAG tTCACAGGACAGTGTCCGTGCAGAGAAGGCTTCACGGGACGGACGTGCTCTGCCATGCAGCAGCAGGTTTGCCCAGACAGGCACTACGGAGATGTCCGGTCAGGGTGCACAG AGTGCGACTGCGACTTCCAGGGCACGGAGGACGTGGGGTGCGACAAGACCACGGGCCAATGCTTCTGCCGCCCGGGCGTCACGGGTCCCCGCTGCGACCAGTGCCAGCGGGGCCACTGCAGCACCTACCCCGGCTGCGAGCTGTGCCACCCTTGCTTCCGCGCCTACGACGGGGACATCCAGCGCCTGCGCCTGCGCCAGGCTGGCCTCAGCAACTCCACCTCGCGGCTGCCCCTTGGGAGTGGGGGGTCCCGCTTCGGCCCCCGCCTCTCGCAGGCGGAGGGCAACGtgcagcaggcacagggcatCCTCGGCCGCTCTTCTGCCACAGACCAGAGCCTGGCCCAGGTGGGCAGCGTGCTCGCCGCGATCAG agAGCAGGTCCAAGGCATGAATCCTGACCTTCGTTTTCTGGATGACACCGCCTCTCTATCGAGGGAGCTCGAAGCCCTCAACAGCAGCTTGCTTATCACTAACACCCAGTATCAGAGCAAGAAGACCCAGTTTGAAAGCAGCCGCAGCACGGATCTGTCAG GAGCCTTCAAGACAATCAGATCTGCTTACCAGGCGTCCACCAATGCCAGCAGCCTCATTGCCGGCACCTCCGGGCTGCTGGCCGAGTCCCGGGAGAGCCGCAGGAACGCcgcggggctggagggggggctTGCGGAGTCCACCTCCAAGCTGCTGACCCTGAAGGGCGAGATAGCCTCAGCTCCCAACCTGACCCCTGTCATAAATAAG aTCTGCGGTGGCTTCCGAGCGGAGCCCTGCACGCCCGCCCGGTGCGAGGGGCTGCTCTGCCCGCGAGACAACAGTACTGCCTGCGGGGCCGGCCGGCCCTGCCGCGGCATCTTCCCGCTGTCGAGGGGGGCCCTCGCCGCGGCCGGGGAAGCCTCCAAGGAGTTCCGCAGCCTGAGCGCCCGGCTCGAGGAGACGGCGCAGCTG ATTAAAATGACGGAGACGTCTGCAAATCAGATTCAAAGCAATACTCGGCGGCTTGTGGACCAGATAAGCATAACGAGGACCCAGATAGAAGGAGATGTGCGGCGCATCCAGCAGTTCATCCAGCAAGTTCGAAACTTCTTGTCAG ACAAGGACACGGACCCTGCCACTCTCCAGGAAATCAGTGAGTCTGTTCTCTCCCTACGTCTCCCCACGGATGCTGCCGCAGTCCTGAGAAAAATGACTGAGATCCAAAAATTGGCGACCAAGCTGCAGTGCCCGGAGAGCATACTTGCCCAGACGGCCGAGGACATCGCTAAGGCCAAGCAGCTTCAGCAGGAGGCAGAACAGGCCAG GAACCGGGCGAATGCCGTGGAGGGCAATGTGGAAGAGGTGGTTGGGAATCTGCGACGAGCAAACACGGTGCTCCTGGAGGCTCGGGGTGCTATCAGGGGCTCTGGCTCTTCCCTTCGGTTCATCCAGGAGCGCGTTGATGAG ATCGAGGCTGTTCTCGGTCCAGCCGAGAAGAACGTGAAGTCCATCGCGGGCCAGCTGGACGGGCTGATGGAGAGGCTGTCGCGGCTGCAGCGCGGAGCGGACCAGAACCGCCTGCGGGCCACCGACGCGCGGCAGACGGCCGGGGAGGCGGGCGAGCAGGCCGGGAGCGCGCAGCAG GCTTTCGAACAAGTGAAACAAATGTATGCTGAGCTGAAGAGAAGGATGGAGCAGAGCCCGGCTctgggagagcagggcagcagggtGCAAAGCATAGACCTGGAGGCACAGGCTCTGTTTGAGGAAACTTTGGCCACGATGCTCAGGATAGAAA CTTTAGAGATGGAAATTCAGGAAAGCAACAAGGCTTTGATGTCCAAGTCGGCCAGGCTGTTGGGCCTGGAGGAGCGGGTGGGAAGGATCCGGGACGCCATCAACAAGCGAGTCGCCTACTACGAGAGCTGCTCCTGA